The DNA region tttttatttttatgtacatttgtGCCTTGGCCACTCATTACTGaatggatttaaaataaattgaacatAGTTTAAGGCACAATAAGCAAGGATACTGAGTAAGATCTATTAGATAGAAATATGGTCTGGATAAATTTATCCCAAAACTCACTTGAATATAGGaatgaataattgtatttgctcgcaaacgaaaaaaaccgacttcaattacatcgtcaaataatacaacgtagggagacgaaactatagtgaagtaaatacgcgttatcaaagattactcaaaaagttgttatcagatctcaatgaaatttaaatatgaccacacgataaacatcagcttatgattaaattaaaaatcatcaaaatcggtacacccagtaaaaagttatgcgtattattataatacaacgtaggttgacgaaaaaatagtcaagtaaaaacgcattattagatataactcgaaaagttgttgttagatctcaaataaatttaagtgggacaaAATAacacgccacctttcgattaaaaaaaaattgtggaaatcagtccacccagtcaaaagttctgaagcaacatacataaaaaaaaacagtcaaaatgagtacctcctcctttttttggaagtcggttaaaaataaaacatctaaCAAAGAATAAAGACATGTGTTTGTTACATATGAAATCCATTTCATTACTTAagcactataataataataataataataagcatttATTTCAGACGTTTACATCCatagtgtatatgtatatttagtatattatatattggtgattacttattgtgtaaaaaaaatatgaatggaCAGAGGttgctaatataatataagtagtaAGCTATATGATCTAAATGTTATTGCTTAGACCACCAATAATGATTAGTTTACACTTCAGTACtgaaaaggtaaataaaaaaactaagaaactataatttaagtataatataGACAAAGTATTTGTAACAAGTTGTCTTATCATGAAAAAGCACTCTTTTCCAGATAACTAActcgttttttctttttgaattgcTGGTcgatagttattatataaaaaaaatattttatctataattgTTCTCACCTCGTGAAACCTTTCCCAGTACAAATTGTAATAATCACTGCAGTGACGACGTAGCCACTTCTGAACGTCAGCTTCCGTCCACAGGTAAACGGCCTTAGGTCGAGTGGTTTTGGTCTGAAAAggcatttaaatataataaacgtttgtaaattaagtaaaatacacATACGACTATAAATCTTgaagaattattaaattaaatatcattaaagACGTGCGTAATAGTTGAATCATAACCTTCGTTGATTTATTGGAATTCAAACTGGAGTCCTCGACCATTGTAAATTCTTTATTCTACATTTAAGAAAATTCAAACcacgtttttttttcaacttaattatttttgttggaaacgtagttttgtgtttatttacaaatgGAAATATAAAATACCAAGGTTTAGGAATGACATTTATGATACTTTAACCACagcatactaaaaaaaaatctataattgaTAGAAATTAGAAATAGAAATTAGAATAACAGTATGTTACGTTATATTATTAACCAAATTCGAagattaaaatcatttagtagtcataattattgaaaaacCGTTAATATTCTTCAAATTATATATGATGCAATATAatgattgaaataataatattcaacaaTGATTGAACaaggaaaaaattatattacatctGTGTAAAAGATTATGACTGCGGCTGTCAAAATGGAAGAAATACATAGAATCAGTGGGTGAATTTgtcagttttaaaaattgtttaaaaattgtgAAGTATAGTTCAGTGCCAAGTATTATGTCGAATTGAATAAATATGGCTCAAAATTTGCAAAAGAAGCCCTCAAAGGGCATCCTGAAAACATCGAGAAGCATCGACAATCAGGATGGAGGGCCGTCGACTAGTAAACGAGCGAAAGAGCAGAGATTTGATGAAATGAATATTATGGAGACGTTTCATCCGCCGAATAAGGATTACGGGCATATGAAGGTGGATGAACCGAAAACGCCTTATTCCGAGACCATAGATGGTGACTTGGAGCCGAGCGATGAGTTGGATGCAAACATTTTAGCAGCCAAATTAGCAGCAAGTATGAATAAGCCTCCAAAATGTGTAGAGCCCTGCGACAGTGACGAGGAGGAAGAGTCCGAGGAAGAGCGGCAGAAGCGGCTCGAGTTCGAGAAAAAGAGGAAAATGCATTACAATGAATTTCAGGTaccgttttattaaaaaatgcttaTTACTTAACGTTCATTGTATATCTCTTATAACTAagacttataaattttattttaattgcaacTGCTTCCCAACTACAAAAGTATTCCTTATTTTCTGATGAAAATGAatgaaactatatttttagTGCTAGAAATTGTGCTATATGATTTTtcgtatttgtaaatttatcctataagataaaaatataactctAACGAGAAAAAAGggttatcatttttatttatattgatatattttatgtcaGTAAAGTGACAATTTAAGTGAACGTCACAAACTTATCTAAAGCACTCACCTACTTCCGTTTTATCAGACAACAGTTATcgcatttttaatgttttataacaaattatctATTGACCATGACTGAgatattctaataataaatgcTAAATGTAATTAACTTTAGCTTTACtttaaatactgttttaaagaatttaattttagatttaagTTATCAAAATCAACAGAATTAGGAAAACAacgagtgctttagaccacacgactgaagtaaaacttacgaaacataactTTTCTCTCATCTTATCATCATTAACTTTATCTgcctctcaatttccgttcgcttcgcctgATCATACTTCGTTTacacttcagtctgtaatatcccactactgggcataggcctctttccccatgtaggaaaaggatcagagattaatccaccacgctgctccaatgcaggttggcgggtAATGATAATTGAGCTACTTACTGACTTACTATTTATAattgactttattttaatttattaacaagtAAATGATACTTTAATTTAACTATAAAGAtctaattatgtttgtataatcATAAAGCAATTACATACATTgtcattattacataattattatgtatgaaaTGGCATGTTGCTATTTGGATTCTTATCAGTGTAGTGTCCAACAATCTTGTCTCTCATACTTTTTGTAATAGATTGATAAAAAGTCTAATTGAAATATGATCCGGTTTTCTACTCTTGGGTTTGTGGGATTGATTCCAACCACGAGTCCGAGTGGAATATTTGAGTATGTTTTGTATgtacaatattacaaatatcaacATGTGCCTGTACTAGTTGGTTACCTTAGAACATGGGTATTAAATTGCCTACCTTACAAACAGGATCATGTGTTTGATTGaacatattttctaaaatttgtttaaattttatagtgAGAAGCGTCTTAATTTTCAAGCAAATTCCTTTGAAAACtttagtttgtttattattagtaaGTGTTAATTGTATAGTTGTCTGGGCAAAATAATGCATCAACTTTACCACCACTTAATggctagtttttaatttttattatgttgtcTGATAAAGTAGTGTTCATTGTGAACTGAGAACAACTTGGGAAAATGAagacaagaaaaaataaattcaacagTTTTCGTTAATTTTCTTAGAATCTCActaatcaaaaaatttaattcgcAAAGTAGTGtatgccaaaaaaaaaactaaaatatcacATTCTAGTACCTGTTTtaagatttgaaatttattcaTACTGCTCTGCTTAAGGAAACTCTAAGCTTAAGTGAATCGTGCTTTAAATGTTTCTCTGTTAGGCGAAAGCCACTTCTTAATTTAGCAGACAGTTTGCATTCATCTTGCTGCACCACTGCAGACTTGCCGATAATTTCCCTAACACAAATCCCTATCAGctatatatgataataaataggGATGACGGCTTTACATGCCCTTCAaggtacataaaattattattcatatgttattattattaaattgttcttGATGTTTCCAGGCCTTACAGCTGGCGAGACAGCTGATCGCGCAGGAGGAGGAAGACGACGAAGACGACGAGAAAGCAGACGCAGCGGCTACTTGACTGACACGGCTGGTTGTTTAACATGCTAAGTGTTCCAGCTGGTTAGTTTATTACCTATAACTTTAATCATCATAATAACCTTATTTAAACTGAGGTTGGGCACagtaagaaatatcctgcttaaaatttggaacagcctgactggggaagtacttcgaccttacagaagatcacagctaaataacgctactttcaagcagtgttgtgtctgtagtaagtaaggtaaccagagctcctggagggattgggggacaggatcagcaacgcgcttgcgacgcttctagtgttgcaggcttctataagctacggtaatcgcttactatcacgtgaaccgtacgcttgtttgctgacttgtatttaaaaaaaaaaatgattgctTAATGTGGAATCTTTAGACTCATTGgttagtttcattttattttttcttaaataatctGTCTACTAATACTGTTACTTTCAATGCAAGTGACGCAAGTTAgtcaatgttaattaaaatacgtAAAAGACTGGTTCGAATCCGTGCGTGTCTTTAAGCATGTATTAATATGATAAGATTttgtataactattttttttaaccgacttccaaaaaaggaggaggttctcaattcgactgtatttttttttttttttttttttttttttttttttttatgtatgttacatcagaacttttgaccaggtagaccgatttcgacaaattttgttttaatcgaaaggtggtgtgtgccgattggtcccatttaaatttatttgagatctaacaactacttttcgaattatatctaataatgcgtttttacttgacgcttttttcgtcgacctacgttgtattataccacataactttctactgggtgtaccgattttgataattctttttttgttggaaaggggatatccctagtttggtaccatgataaggaaaccaggatctgatgatggaatcccagagaaatcgagagaaactcttgaaaatccgcaataactttttactgggtgtatcgattttgataatttttactttaatcgaaagctgatgtttatcatgtggtcacatataaattttatcgagatctgataactactttttgattaatctttgataacgcgtatttacttgacattattttcgtcaccttacgttgtattatacctcataactttttactgggtgcaccgattttgacgtttcttatataaattaaaagctactattcgtcacatggtcccattcaaatttaattgagatttgattcgtaatttgtgagttatatctaatattgcgtatttacttgacggttttttcgtcaccctacgttgtattatacgttatatctttttactgggtgcactgattttgatcttttttgtataaatcaaaagctaatacttgtcatgtcgtccgttttaaatatgattgagatataatgagcaatttttgagtaatctttgatgacacgtatttacatgacgatgttaagacgactgtggtcatgttcaatactttgccacaacgccatctatcaaaatgttatgaaattacttcgttcactatcgatcaaattacaatattccactagagtagagagtagcagtttattcgttataaatatatttgagcttttaatttttgagttatcgctaatactgggtatttacttggctattttacgtcgaccaacgttatattaacctcattactattttactgg from Melitaea cinxia chromosome 15, ilMelCinx1.1, whole genome shotgun sequence includes:
- the LOC123660235 gene encoding protein phosphatase inhibitor 2-like; this encodes MAQNLQKKPSKGILKTSRSIDNQDGGPSTSKRAKEQRFDEMNIMETFHPPNKDYGHMKVDEPKTPYSETIDGDLEPSDELDANILAAKLAASMNKPPKCVEPCDSDEEEESEEERQKRLEFEKKRKMHYNEFQALQLARQLIAQEEEDDEDDEKADAAAT